TAGTTCTTCGGCGTGTTTTTATCATTCACAGAGTTATTTCCCAAACCATAAAAGTTGGAATTATAAGATGGAATATTCAATCTTACAACTGTATGCAAATCCCAAGCTCCGGCGATGTCGGTTAGCGTTCCTTTGTACCTCAATCTAAATCCTCCCGTTTGAAAAGATGTCGCAACCGACAGTTGATGTTTTTGGGCGTAAGGATATTTTCTAAACCCAAAAGTTGTCAACTGAGCTCCAACACCCAATATGACTCCATCATCAGGATTAAATGAGACATAGCCTAGAGGAAAAACAGTATTGTACTTAAATAGGTAACGATCATAAAGCGTGACTCCTGGATCATTCGAAAGCTTTAGTTTCGTTGATGGACCTTTGCTCGCTGATACGTTTTCACTCTTCAAATCATAAAATAAAACATTCTTTTTCTTCTTCTTGCCAGCTTCCGTTTCGTCCACATATTCATCATTCTCTCCGCCACCAATTATTCTCAATTTAACTTTATTATAAGAATCTCCTTTGACTATAAACTGATTCGCTCCTCCCAATCCGTAAATTCTTACTTCTTTGGTATCTTCAGGGTCAAATGTTCTATTGTACAGTTTGCGCTTTACATTGCCTTTTTTGCTAACCTTGCGCATAGTTACCTTGACAGTGCCGTCCTTTTTTCGATCGATCAAAAACCTCTCATTCTTATTCGTGCCCACAATATCCACTTTCTCCGCCAAGACCTTGTAATAGTTTTTAGCATATACATCCAACTTATCTCTTCTGGATTTCAGCTTCCTGATGATCTCTTTTCCACTTATTTGATAAATTTTCTGAGGCATAAGAGCTACAGCCTCTTCGATAATACTATCTGTCAAGTGTTTTTGTATATACCTAGCGCCTTCCAACCAATCCTCTTCCGTGGCTTCATTAAGAAATGTTCTGTCAAAATATCTTGCATTGAAGTTAAACCCTTCCTCCCAAGCGATATCGTCATTGAATCCTTCAAACTTCGGCAATATCCACTTATGGGAAGCTATATTCATAATAATTCCCTCACTGACAAAAAACACTTGGTCTCTATCTCTTGGGACAGGCCTGAAAGTATAGCCGCCTTTATCATTTTTTTCTCGCGTCCATCGCCATTGATCATCGTGTCTATCCCAATCGCCAATAACCATATCAAACAATCTGCTTCGCAAGGCAAACTTGTAATCCACCTCTGAATCATTTTCATTCTTCAGTTCTTCCAGCACTTTTGCGGTGCTTTTAATCTTGTTTGCATAGCCAAAGCTTTCTATTTCTCCCGTATTGTCCGATGGCCTTTCCTCAAAAAGGCACAATGTATTGGCAAAGTCCTTTCTATAAATTCCCAATCTTGGATCATCCGGTAAAAATACGACTTTAGGATTTGTATGATATATATGAATAGCGTCCGCCATGATTGGGACTGCCAAAGCTGAATAAGGATGTGTTGCTGAAATTTGATCTTGGATAACATCCTTGGCAAAAGTCTTTCTTAGTGCTTCAGGCAATGCCTGAACAGGATCTTTATCAATTGACCTTAACACAAACTGATTCCCCAAGCTATCTTCTAGACGTAGAGACTTTGTCGCTTGTCCTCCACCTCTTTGCACAATCTTCAAACCTCCTCTTTCAGAGCCAATGTCAAAAACAGGCACTTTCACGGGCGTAGCCCATTCTTCTCTGTAATTTTTCCCAAAAAACTTTTCCTTGCCTTTTCCCGCTTTATACTTATCGCTCGCAATGGTTATCACGACGCTATCTTTCAAGCTTTGATAATACTCCTGCTTATTGCTCGGATGATAAGGTTCTTTCATTAGCAATTTGGAATACAACAAGTGCTTGCTCTCTTCTCCAGC
The Aureibacter tunicatorum DNA segment above includes these coding regions:
- a CDS encoding BamA/TamA family outer membrane protein; amino-acid sequence: MRIFFTMIMLLIGFVVNGQQSKVLNTKPSEEELTFTVLLIGDAGAPQKAEKNIHFLDSILSRQTESSAIVYLGDNLYPTGLSDSLSSSRKEEEELLKQEFGGLMNYEGKSFVIPGNHDWAKGRKSGKASVLRQADFLNTWLGDTVFYPENACPGPVEVRLTDEIVMVLLDTQWFLYNWFGEGDQLGCEYKTDEEVYLALNDAILRNMDKKIIVAGHHPVISYGEHGGVFTFKDHVFPLTMVNKYLYLPLPVIGSIYPIGRQLGASVQDLSNERYKKMLHTLDGIFQQHENIIYAAGHEHALQSIQKGNVHYIVSGSGSKSTHVKKGKYADFVSEEKGLVKLSFYKNGEVWADYYAGEESKHLLYSKLLMKEPYHPSNKQEYYQSLKDSVVITIASDKYKAGKGKEKFFGKNYREEWATPVKVPVFDIGSERGGLKIVQRGGGQATKSLRLEDSLGNQFVLRSIDKDPVQALPEALRKTFAKDVIQDQISATHPYSALAVPIMADAIHIYHTNPKVVFLPDDPRLGIYRKDFANTLCLFEERPSDNTGEIESFGYANKIKSTAKVLEELKNENDSEVDYKFALRSRLFDMVIGDWDRHDDQWRWTREKNDKGGYTFRPVPRDRDQVFFVSEGIIMNIASHKWILPKFEGFNDDIAWEEGFNFNARYFDRTFLNEATEEDWLEGARYIQKHLTDSIIEEAVALMPQKIYQISGKEIIRKLKSRRDKLDVYAKNYYKVLAEKVDIVGTNKNERFLIDRKKDGTVKVTMRKVSKKGNVKRKLYNRTFDPEDTKEVRIYGLGGANQFIVKGDSYNKVKLRIIGGGENDEYVDETEAGKKKKKNVLFYDLKSENVSASKGPSTKLKLSNDPGVTLYDRYLFKYNTVFPLGYVSFNPDDGVILGVGAQLTTFGFRKYPYAQKHQLSVATSFQTGGFRLRYKGTLTDIAGAWDLHTVVRLNIPSYNSNFYGLGNNSVNDKNTPKNYYRLIYERNQIWSYLQRKFVGNQEFGIGLTYLNTSIRRNNRNRNRYIGDIPENGLTESEVYDPHRYLGLAMKYEFDRRDKPSFTKRGTYFRAHSSLFQPFQHNEKLFWKVQGELDFYWTVKLPAEVTFATRFYGATNVGDYNFLLSNMLGGVESLRGYRKDRFYGRTSAMNNIEARFDLFVLNTGVIPIRVGGTLFNDVGRVWEDGEVSKRWHHSYGGGMYVAPLDLLAFSFGIGGSVEGAIFYFDVGLSF